The following proteins come from a genomic window of Trifolium pratense cultivar HEN17-A07 linkage group LG4, ARS_RC_1.1, whole genome shotgun sequence:
- the LOC123920823 gene encoding cytochrome P450 90B1-like, which produces MSNSHIIFCFLSCILALTFIFIFFIKRKKTKFNLPPGKMGWPFIGETIGYLKPYSATTMGEFMENHIARYGTIYKSKLFGGPAIVSADAEFNKFILQNDGKLFECSYPKSIGGILGKWSMLVLVGDMHRDMRNISLNFMSYARLKTHFLKDIENHTLLVLSSWKQNCTFSAQGEAKKFTFNLMAKQIMSLDPGNLETEQLKKEYVSFMKGVVSAPLNLPGTAYRKALKSRNTILKFIERKMEERRKRNQEGKKGLEENDLLNWVLKHSNLSNEQILDLILSLLFAGHETSCVAISLAIYFLPGCPQAIHQLREEHREIARSKKKAGEVGLTWDDYKRMEFTHCVVNETLRLGNVVRFLHRKAIKDVQYKGYDIPCGWKVLPVISAVHLDPSNFDQPQHFNPWRWQGNSKSGNCANTSNNFMPFGGGPRLCAGLELAKLEMAVFIHHIILNYNWNLVDVDQPVVYPFVDFPKGLPIRVQSQCHSLI; this is translated from the exons ATGTCTAACTCACACAtaattttctgttttctttCTTGCATTCTTGCTCtcactttcatcttcatttttttcatcaaaagaaaaaaaacaaagtttaaTCTTCCACCTGGAAAAATGGGGTGGCCCTTTATTGGAGAAACCATTGGTTATTTGAAGCCTTATTCTGCCACCACAATGGGAGAATTTATGGAAAATCACATAGCAAG GTATGGTACAATTTACAAGTCAAAATTGTTTGGAGGACCAGCTATTGTATCAGCAGATGCAGAATTTAACAAATTCATATTACAAAATGATGGAAAATTATTTGAGTGTAGCTATCCTAAAAGCATTGGTGGAATACTTGGAAAATGGTCAATGTTGGTTTTAGTAGGTGACATGCATAGGGACATGAGGAATATTTCACTAAACTTTATGAGCTATGCTAGGCTTAAAACACATTTTTTGAAAGATATAGAGAATCACACTCTTTTGGTTCTAAGTTCTTGGAAACAAAATTGTACATTTTCAGCTCAAGGTGAAGCAAAAAAG TTCACCTTCAATTTGATGGCCAAACAAATTATGAGTTTGGATCCAGGGAATCTTGAGACAGAACAGTTGAAAAAAGAGTATGTCTCTTTCATGAAAGGTGTTGTTTCAGCTCCTTTAAATTTGCCAGGAACTGCATACAGGAAAGCATTAAAG TCTAGGAATACCATATTGAAGTTCATAGAGAGgaaaatggaagaaagaagGAAGAGAAACCAAGAAGGAAAAAAAGGGTTGGAAGAAAATGATCTTCTAAATTGGGTTCTAAAGCATTCAAATCTTTCCAATGAGCAAATTCTTGACTTGATTCTGAGCTTGCTTTTTGCTGGACATGAAACTTCATGTGTAGCTATATCTCTAGCTATTTATTTTTTGCCTGGTTGTCCTCAAGCCATACATCAATTAAGG GAAGAACATAGAGAAATAGCCAGATCCAAGAAGAAAGCAGGGGAGGTTGGATTAACTTGGGATGATTATAAAAGAATGGAATTTACTCATTGT GTTGTGAATGAAACACTACGGTTGGGAAATGTTGTGAGGTTCCTTCACAGGAAGGCTATCAAAGATGTTCAGTACAAAG GTTATGACATTCCATGTGGATGGAAAGTACTTCCAGTGATTTCAGCTGTGCATTTGGATCCTTCAAATTTTGACCAACCTCAACACTTCAATCCATGGAGATGGCAG GGCAATAGTAAAAGTGGAAATTGTGCAAACACAAGCAATAATTTCATGCCATTTGGAGGAGGACCAAGGCTATGTGCAGGATTAGAGTTAGCTAAACTTGAAATGGCTGTTTTCATTCACCATATTATCCTCAACTACAATTGGAACTTGGTCGATGTTGATCAACCTGTTGTATACCCTTTTGTTGATTTTCCTAAAGGTTTACCTATTAGAGTCCAAAGCCAATGCCACTCTTTAATATGA